AGGCTACTATGCTGTCGATGATATTGACGGTGATGGAGATACCATTGAAGAAGGTGCAGCTCCACGCATCACAGTAGATGATGCATTTGATGTAGATGATGAAAAAGTGAGTCTTGGAATTAATGTATCTACCCAGGAAGAAGCTGACTCAGCTATCACTACAATCAACGATGCAATAACAAGTGTATCTGAACAGCGTTCTGATCTCGGTGCAACGCAAAACCGTTTGGAGCACACAATTTCTAACCTGGACAATGCTTCTGAAAATCTCTCAGCTGCAGAATCCCGTATCCGTGACGTAGATATGGCTGCTGAAATGATGGAAATGACTCGTTCAAACATCCTTTCCCAAGCGTCCCAGTCTATGCTGGCTCAAGCTAACCAACAGCCACAATCTGTACTGCAACTGCTTGGTTAATATTTACGAACAAATTAGAGACTCTAGTGATTATGCTAGAGTCTCTTTCTTTGCATATCGGAGGTTAATTTTGGCTCTAAAATATATGTTAGGGCTTATTATCAATTGCGGTTCTCTATAACAGTTAAATTTACTATAATTTCAATTTATTGAATATTATAATTATGTAACTTCTTAATTTTTCTAGGAGATGTTTTATATTGAATTTTAGAATAGATCTATTAAAGGAATATATTGAAATGGATAAAAGAATTGAAGAATTACATAAAATTATTAATCACCACCCTGAACATAAAAGGAGTATAAAAATTGAAGAATCAAATGCGAATGGAAAAGGGAAAATCCAGTACTTTAAAACTGAGGTTATTATAGAACTTGACGTTAAATTAAATGAAGAATCTATTCTAATATTGGGGCATGAGTTGATGCATTACTTGTTGATACTTAATGGAGCATTACTACCTGTAAAAATTAATGAAAATAATGGGGGCTTTGAGGAAGGGTTAAACCATTTCTTAATGAAAGGATTAACACATCATCTTCTGTTGAAACAAGAATTAAATAATATAGGTTTTGAGGAACTTCAAACTGAGTATTCTTTATGTAATAGTATTCAGCCAATGCCACCAGACTTCTATTTTGGATATGAGATGTGGTTATTAGAATTATTCGACCGTTCTACTTTTGCTGAGAATTATGATTTTGCTTCATTAAAAAATCAATTTTCAAATGAAGGGTTAAGTGAGGTTTACGAAATTCTTAAATCTTCTTCAAATGTTACAATTGAAGGTGTTAACAATATCTCAGGAAAACTAATTAGGATATTTAATTGCGAAAACGAATTGAAACTAAAAAACATAGATTACTATACCGGTATTTAGCGCCTGACTCCCACTCCGCTAAAGTGCAATGCGTTAATGTGGATAGTGAGCGCTATTTTAAGCATTCCTTTTTGCGATCCTATTCAGAAGTTCATAAGCAACTGAACAACTTAGTGAATGTGCATAAAACTGTCAGCGATTTGGGTGAACTATAGGCTAATAAAAACTCACATGAAAATATAAAATATTTTTTAAAAAAGCTAAACAATCGATTAAGAACTCCGATATATTAGGTGTAAGGTAAATGAATAAAAAAGACGGTCACTCAGGACGAGTAACGTTTGTTTTTTTATTGCAGGACGCAATGGATTTTCATTCAGTTCTCGTACTTTTTTGTTCATTTAATGTAAATTATGTAATTAAACTTTGTTTTATATTATAATCAAGAAGGGGGGCTGTCTGTGCTGGTACTTCAAACTAAACCGGGTGAGGAAATTCGTATTGGTGAATCGATCGTCATTCGCGTGGTTGAAAACCGTAAAGGGCAGTTGCGTCTGGCCATTGATGCACCAAGAGAAGTGAAGATCGACAGAGGAGAGAGAATTCAGGCAGCTGTGCAGGATGTGAGCTGAAGAATAAATATTATACACGAAAGCTCAGGACGAGCGAATGGGAATTCCAGACTTTGCAGGACGCAAAGCCCCTGGCATCTTATTTGCTTGTTTTTTTATTGTTTTGATTTATATGACAACATAAGGATATGTTGATCAACTAATGATTCCAAGGAGGGTGTTCAAATGTTGGTATTAGGGAGAAAACCAGGCGAGTATGTAGTGATTGATGATCAGATTATTGTGAAAGTGGTAAAGGGTGCCGGGGGACAGTTGAGACTGGCCATCGATGCACCGAAGTCGATTTCGATCGTACGGGGCGAAACATATGAGAGCAATAAAGAGCTGGTGGAAGTACAAAGTGTAGTGAATTAAATCAAAAACATTATAATTGCGCTCAAGGACGAGCAAACGAACAGTCAGGAACTTGCGGGAGGCAAGCACCAGTCTGTTGGTTTGCTCGTCTTTTATTTTTACTAGGAGGTGAAGGTTGAGCACGTAAGGAAAGGTTGTCCGTCACTAAAGTCACGAGCGTCACACAGGTGAAAACGGAAGTTCACCTAAACAAAAAACAAAACACACGGAGGTATGTAAAATGATTATTAACAACAACATTCCAGCAATGAACACACATCGACAATTGGGTGTTAATCAAAATGCGATGCAAAATTCAATGGAAAAGCTTTCTTCAGGTATGCGGATCAATCGTGCAGGTGACGATGCTGCGGGTCTTGCGATTTCTGAAAAGATGCGTGCACAGATCAATGGTTTGGACCAGGCTAGCCGTAACGCTCAGGATGGTATTTCTTTGATCCAGACTGCAGAAGGTGCACTTGATGAGACGCACTCTATCCTTCAGCGTATGCGTGAGCTTGCAGTTCAGTCAGCGAACGATACTAATACTGCTGAGGACCGTGCTGAAATTCAAAAAGAAGTAGATCAACTTGCTGCCGAAATCACTCGTGTTGGAGATAATACTGAGTTTAATACTCAAACACTATTAGACGGTAATTTAAATAACAAATTCCATATTGGTGCAAATGAAGGACAAAACATTTCTGTTTCAGTTGCTGATATGCGTTCAGATGCATTAGCAGTAGGAACAGCTTATACTGCTGATACCACTGATGCTACAACAGGAACGTTGCTTGGAGAAGATGGAGAAACTGTCGTTGGTACATTCCAAGAAGCTGTTGAAGAAGTGACTGATGGAGATGGAAATGTTACTACGGAAGCCTCATTAGCCGGCTATTACAATGGCGACGATGAATTAGTCTTAGCCTCTGAAACTACAATAGATAATGGCATTACTGGTGCAATAGGAATTGATGTTTCTAGTCAAGAAGCTGCGGATGGTGCAATTACTACTATAAATTCAGCTATCGAAACAGTTTCAGCGCAGCGCTCTGAGCTTGGTGCAGTTCAAAACCGTTTAGAGCACACCATCTCTAACCTGGACAATTCGTCTGAAAACCTGTCCGCTGCGGAATCCCGTATCCGTGACGTTGACATGGCCGCTGAGATGATGGAGATGACGCGTGCGAACATCCTGTCTCAAGCTTCTCAGTCCATGCTAGCACAGGCAAACCAGCAGCCGCAGTCCGTACTGCAGCTTCTTGGTTAATAGTCATACTGATATTTTTGAAGGGCTCCAGCCTCGGCTGGGGTCCTTTGCTGTTTGAAAAAGAAAATACTGAAATTGAACTATAGAATTTTTCCAGCATCAATTTTTTATTTTCATAAAGAATAGTGGGTACTTCGTCGATATAATAGTGAATCAATTATGAATTGAAAGAAGGGATAAAGTGAGTAACAAACGCGAACTCGAAATTAAACTCATCAATCAATCGATCAAAGCGATTCATTTCTCCGTCGACAGTCTAAATAATGAAGCTTACAGTGATGCCATAGAGATGTATAATACAGTTTTGAAAGCCTATGATTCTCTAATCAAACTGTACGAGGATTACGAGGGCAAGAATACATACATTCCTGACCAATTGAGGAGTATTGAAGCAGACCACAAATCTGTCATTAAGGCATTTGAAAAAGGAGAATGGAGAGGATTAAGTAATCGTATTCATTCAACAATATTATCAACCTACAAAACTCTATTGGAAACCTCTTTGGAACTGAAGGAATTCGAAGAGAAGAACGTTAATGTCTATGATAAATATTATGGCATGTTTAAAGAAGCAGGTTATTTAGAAAATGTTACTGATGAAAAATTGGATCGGATTCAGCGGTATTGGCGTAAACATTACGGGAAAGAAGCGGATCCTTCATTTCATTTGGCTTATGAACATATTACCGGCACTTTGGATGAGAGAGTTGTCCCGCAAGGCTTTATGTTCAGAGAAATTATTCCCTACTTGAATGACAAATCGATGATGCATTTTTACAAGGATAAAAATGTATACGATATGTTGATTGATGCAGAGAATCGCCCGGATAGTGTGCTGAAATGTGTCAACGGTCAATATTTTAATGCGGATCATCTCACAATATCAAAAGGTAAGGCCCTTCAGACGATTTTTAACACAAAAGAGGATTTGATCATAAAACACAGTTTATCTGATGATGGTAAGGGCATCGGTAAATTGAAATTCTATAAACATGCTCATTATTATAATGAGAAGAAGCTGTCGTTAAATGAGATCGAACAAGTATGGGGAGATAACTTCATCATACAGAAAGTGATCAAACAGCATCCGGTGATGGCTGAACCACATAAATATTCGGTGAATACAGTTCGTATTGTTACATTAAGATGGAATGACAGTGTTCATCATTTAATGAGTTATGCGAGGTTTGGCGTTGGAAAATCGATCACTGATAATGCTGCGAGTGAAGGTATGTGTATCGGAATTCAGCCCGATGGAACGTTTATGAATTTTTCGATTGGGACTGATTCCAAATTGCACTATGTACATCCAACAACAGATTTTGAATTTTCAAAGCTGGGTAAAATACCTGATTTTGAAGAAGTTGTTGAGTCTGTTTTGAAATTACACGATCGTATTCTACATGAAAACTATGTGTCATGGGATATTGCAATCGGACTGGATGGCAGACCTATATTTATCGAAATGAATTTTTGGGGCGCCACATGGAAATATCAGCTATCTTGCCAAATGCCAGCTCTAGGTCATTTTACTGAAGAAATCCTGACAGCAGTTAAAAAAGATAGAGAGAAAAAGCAACAGGTGCAACAAGATAAAGACCGCTCACTACATACACAAACATAATAGAGACGGAATCTGACAGGTGCTTATAACCAGGAAATAAGGGTCTGACTCAACTAAAGCCTTGCAAAGGCGAACCGGCAAACGCAGTCTTTTCTGCAGCTTCTTGGCTAATACCCATACTGACTACCATGAAAGGCTTCAGCTGGAGTCTTTCTTTTCCATTTGAAAAAGAACTTCGTGATTCTCCGTTGACAAAACAAAACCTGTGTAAAAGCAGAAACAACCTCTGAAACCTGGACGGTCATCCAAGGTCAGAGGCTGTTTCAATGGTTTTCAGGTCATTCATGTCCAGCTCAATTTCTTATTTCATGTAACGGTATTCCATCAGACTGTTCAGAATGGCGACTTCCTGTAATAATTCGGTTCCCACATTGGTTTCCATTACCTTTTTTCGCACCAGCTCTTTATCGACGATTCGTTTGACGGATAACACATCTGTCCCATTAAGCAGCACGTCTTCTTTTGAGTGGAAATGTTTATGGGCGACGAGTTGCATGCCGTAGGAATTATAAAGCAGTGTGTAGCCGGCGATGCCGGTGTCTGATTGATAGGCCTTGGAGAAGCCGCCATCAATGACGATCATCTTGCCGTTTGCCTTTACCGGATTCTCCCCGCTTCGTTCTTTTATGGGGGTATGACCATTGATGATATGGCCCTGATCAGGGTTCAGGTCAAAATCTTTCAGGATTTGCCGGCAGGTGTCTTCATCTTCGCGTAAGTAGTAGTATGGATTCTTTCTCTCTTCATGGGCTTTCTTATCTGTAATGAAAT
This Salisediminibacterium beveridgei DNA region includes the following protein-coding sequences:
- a CDS encoding carbon storage regulator produces the protein MLVLGRKPGEYVVIDDQIIVKVVKGAGGQLRLAIDAPKSISIVRGETYESNKELVEVQSVVN
- a CDS encoding carbon storage regulator, with translation MLVLQTKPGEEIRIGESIVIRVVENRKGQLRLAIDAPREVKIDRGERIQAAVQDVS
- a CDS encoding flagellin N-terminal helical domain-containing protein, giving the protein MIINNNIPAMNTHRQLGVNQNAMQNSMEKLSSGMRINRAGDDAAGLAISEKMRAQINGLDQASRNAQDGISLIQTAEGALDETHSILQRMRELAVQSANDTNTAEDRAEIQKEVDQLAAEITRVGDNTEFNTQTLLDGNLNNKFHIGANEGQNISVSVADMRSDALAVGTAYTADTTDATTGTLLGEDGETVVGTFQEAVEEVTDGDGNVTTEASLAGYYNGDDELVLASETTIDNGITGAIGIDVSSQEAADGAITTINSAIETVSAQRSELGAVQNRLEHTISNLDNSSENLSAAESRIRDVDMAAEMMEMTRANILSQASQSMLAQANQQPQSVLQLLG
- a CDS encoding sugar-transfer associated ATP-grasp domain-containing protein; the encoded protein is MSNKRELEIKLINQSIKAIHFSVDSLNNEAYSDAIEMYNTVLKAYDSLIKLYEDYEGKNTYIPDQLRSIEADHKSVIKAFEKGEWRGLSNRIHSTILSTYKTLLETSLELKEFEEKNVNVYDKYYGMFKEAGYLENVTDEKLDRIQRYWRKHYGKEADPSFHLAYEHITGTLDERVVPQGFMFREIIPYLNDKSMMHFYKDKNVYDMLIDAENRPDSVLKCVNGQYFNADHLTISKGKALQTIFNTKEDLIIKHSLSDDGKGIGKLKFYKHAHYYNEKKLSLNEIEQVWGDNFIIQKVIKQHPVMAEPHKYSVNTVRIVTLRWNDSVHHLMSYARFGVGKSITDNAASEGMCIGIQPDGTFMNFSIGTDSKLHYVHPTTDFEFSKLGKIPDFEEVVESVLKLHDRILHENYVSWDIAIGLDGRPIFIEMNFWGATWKYQLSCQMPALGHFTEEILTAVKKDREKKQQVQQDKDRSLHTQT